A genome region from Manis pentadactyla isolate mManPen7 chromosome 5, mManPen7.hap1, whole genome shotgun sequence includes the following:
- the FITM2 gene encoding acyl-coenzyme A diphosphatase FITM2 isoform X1: MEHLERCARCLRGLLVRAAVRRYLPWALAASMLVGSLLKELSPLPESYLSNKRNVLNVYFVKLAWTWTFCLLLPFIALTNYHLTGKTGLVLRRLSTLLVGTAIWYVCTAIFSNIEHYTGSCYQSAALEGVRKEHQSKQQCHREGGFWHGFDISGHSFLLTFCALMIVEEMAVLHEVKTDRSHCLHTAITSLVVALGFLTFVWVLMFLCTAVYFHNLSQKVFGTLFGLLGWYGTYRFWYLKSFSPGLPPQSLSLNLKQDSYKK, encoded by the exons ATGGAGCATCTGGAGCGCTGTGCAAGGTGCCTTAGGGGCTTACTGGTGCGGGCGGCAGTGCGGCGCTACCTGCCCTGGGCGCTGGCGGCCTCCATGCTGGTGGGCTCCCTCCTCAAGGAGCTCTCCCCGCTCCCCGAGAGCTACCTCAGCAACAAGCGCAACGTCCTCAACGT GTATTTTGTCAAATTGGCCTGGACCTGGACCTTCTGTCTCCTCCTGCCTTTCATTGCCCTCACCAACTACCACCTGACAGGCAAGACGGGCCTGGTCCTGCGGCGGTTGAGCACCCTGCTTGTGGGCACGGCCATCTGGTatgtctgcacagccatcttcTCCAACATTGAGCACTACACAGGCAGCTGCTACCAGTCTGCAGCCCTGGAGGGGGTCAGAAAGGAGCACCAGAGTAAGCAGCAGTGCCACAGGGAAGGGGGCTTTTGGCATGGCTTCGACATCTCAGGCCACTCCTTCCTGCTGACATTCTGTGCCCTCATGATTGTGGAGGAGATGGCTGTGCTGCATGAGGTGAAGACGGACCGAAGCCACTGCCTGCACACTGCCATCACCAGCCTGGTGGTCGCCCTGGGCTTCCTGACCTTCGTATGGGTGTTGATGTTTCTGTGCACGGCCGTTTATTTCCACAACTTGTCCCAGAAAGTGTTTGGCACCCTGTTTGGTTTGCTAGGTTGGTATGGGACGTACAGGTTTTGGTATCTGAAATCCTTTTCCCCAGGACTTCCTCCCCAGAGCTTGAGTTTGAATTTGAAGCAAGACAGTTACAAGAAATGA
- the FITM2 gene encoding acyl-coenzyme A diphosphatase FITM2 isoform X2: MEHLERCARYFVKLAWTWTFCLLLPFIALTNYHLTGKTGLVLRRLSTLLVGTAIWYVCTAIFSNIEHYTGSCYQSAALEGVRKEHQSKQQCHREGGFWHGFDISGHSFLLTFCALMIVEEMAVLHEVKTDRSHCLHTAITSLVVALGFLTFVWVLMFLCTAVYFHNLSQKVFGTLFGLLGWYGTYRFWYLKSFSPGLPPQSLSLNLKQDSYKK; this comes from the exons ATGGAGCATCTGGAGCGCTGTGCAAG GTATTTTGTCAAATTGGCCTGGACCTGGACCTTCTGTCTCCTCCTGCCTTTCATTGCCCTCACCAACTACCACCTGACAGGCAAGACGGGCCTGGTCCTGCGGCGGTTGAGCACCCTGCTTGTGGGCACGGCCATCTGGTatgtctgcacagccatcttcTCCAACATTGAGCACTACACAGGCAGCTGCTACCAGTCTGCAGCCCTGGAGGGGGTCAGAAAGGAGCACCAGAGTAAGCAGCAGTGCCACAGGGAAGGGGGCTTTTGGCATGGCTTCGACATCTCAGGCCACTCCTTCCTGCTGACATTCTGTGCCCTCATGATTGTGGAGGAGATGGCTGTGCTGCATGAGGTGAAGACGGACCGAAGCCACTGCCTGCACACTGCCATCACCAGCCTGGTGGTCGCCCTGGGCTTCCTGACCTTCGTATGGGTGTTGATGTTTCTGTGCACGGCCGTTTATTTCCACAACTTGTCCCAGAAAGTGTTTGGCACCCTGTTTGGTTTGCTAGGTTGGTATGGGACGTACAGGTTTTGGTATCTGAAATCCTTTTCCCCAGGACTTCCTCCCCAGAGCTTGAGTTTGAATTTGAAGCAAGACAGTTACAAGAAATGA